GTATATGCCTCACCAAAAGATAAGTTTAGATTGGATAGAATGTAAACAATACAGGCTACCAAACTGATGATCATAAAAGAAGTTTGTAAAGTATCTGTAATGACAATGGTTTTTACTCCACCCTCGAAAGTATAGAGAAGTACCATCAGCAGAAGTACAAGGGAAGTTACCCAAAATGGAACTCCAAGACCTTCCAGCAGGAATATCTGCAAAACATTGACAACCAGATATAATCTCGCAGTAGCTCCAATGGCTCTGGAAATAATAAAGAATATGGAACCAATCTTATGCGCCTCTACATTGAATCTTCTTCCTAAGTAAGTATAAATAGAGGTTAGATTCATCTTATAATACAGGGGAAGCAATATGGCAGCAACAATAAAATAGCCGATGAAAAAGCCAATCACCATCATATAATATTCAAAGCCGCCGTAGATATACTCAGAGCCGGTCATTTTTCCGACTGTTCCCGGAACTGAAATAAAGGTCACTCCACTTAAGCTGGTTCCTATCATCCCGAATGCAACGAGCCACCATTTACTCTTTTTGTTACCAATAAAAAATGACTGATTATCAGAGTTTCGGCTGGTGAAATAAGAAATCACCAAAAGGCCGATAAAGTAGATAAATACAAATAGCAAAAGGATAGTTCCTGGATTCATGCTTAATTTTTAAATTTTAGCAAATATATAAAAAAGAACCATCGTGAATACTGAATTTACCCTAGAGTCCATTTTTATAGACCAGACCATATCAATCACGTAAGGGAAAATAGGGAAAATGTACTGTTTCTAAGTTTAATTTTAAAAGAAAAACCTTCCAGATCTATAGTCTAAAAGGTTTGTATTGTAAGGGTGGAAAGTAGTGATTAATTCACCAAAACATCCTGAAGTTCCTCACTTTTCTGGAAACTAGCCTTAGCAAAAGGACAGAGAGGAATAATCTTCTTCCCGTTCTTTCTGGCAAAAGCTACAGCAGCCAAAAGCATTTCCTTACCTACACCTTTTCCGTTGTAGGCTTCTTCCACCTCGGTATGGTCTATAATAAATCTTTCTTCTCCTGCCCAGGTATATGTCATCATTCCTGCGCGTCTTCCATCTATGAAAGCTTCAAAACTTCCGTGTTTCTCGT
This genomic interval from Chryseobacterium joostei contains the following:
- a CDS encoding GNAT family N-acetyltransferase, producing the protein MIEVKQNNDEKHGSFEAFIDGRRAGMMTYTWAGEERFIIDHTEVEEAYNGKGVGKEMLLAAVAFARKNGKKIIPLCPFAKASFQKSEELQDVLVN